The following proteins are encoded in a genomic region of Cyclonatronum proteinivorum:
- a CDS encoding nucleoside deaminase — protein MTSTRNSTADNSLESGHPYSAHMQQLIQAAKAAGTPYASMLLNEAGDVVVQNVNTVKQQCDPTAHAEMNTIRQAAAKLGRVNLSGCHLITTCEPCPMCAAAAFWSNISKVTFGLSIAGITAAGHRQIPIKADDILRHSKAKAEVEGGLLADEVRKIFP, from the coding sequence ATGACTTCAACCCGGAATTCTACAGCAGATAATAGTTTGGAAAGCGGACATCCCTACTCGGCACACATGCAGCAGCTTATTCAGGCCGCGAAGGCTGCAGGTACACCGTATGCGAGCATGCTTCTGAATGAAGCAGGCGATGTGGTCGTACAAAATGTGAATACCGTAAAGCAGCAGTGCGACCCGACCGCCCATGCTGAAATGAATACGATACGACAGGCGGCAGCTAAACTGGGACGGGTGAATCTCAGCGGATGTCATCTCATTACAACCTGCGAGCCCTGCCCTATGTGTGCGGCAGCGGCTTTTTGGAGTAACATATCAAAGGTTACCTTCGGCTTGTCTATTGCAGGCATTACGGCGGCAGGACATCGGCAAATACCAATTAAAGCGGACGACATTCTGCGACACAGCAAGGCAAAGGCAGAAGTTGAAGGTGGTCTTTTGGCAGATGAAGTTCGCAAAATTTTTCCCTGA
- a CDS encoding DUF418 domain-containing protein translates to MSPISSQTAETAAPVKPVARIADLDILRGIALFGILVVNLALFSHPMFQYAAEGLIPGGPLQDAAAFFIRLFFEGKFITLFSFLFGLGFYIFTERLREKGLSPGIVFSRRMGILLLIGLAHGHFLWSGDILLPYAVIGLLLLLFMKRTDKTLKIWIGIALGLLVFINAALVALVAWGMSMPEAAAEIEAAFAQQRAEFQEQMDRGYIVYLEGSFREMMAYRQEELHFAWFGMLFSPAGYAWIFSVFIFGLLVARKGQGLLQNPKQLREWFIPTRQRNLIAGLIFSGLYAWSGLQADAVGMNSWVLIQLISFLIGTPALTMAYVGYILRLLEKHESGESAFGRQLHLAAPVGRMALTNYILQSVICTTIFLGYGLGFYGSLSPLGTIPLALAIFAVQIVYSNYYFKTRKMGPLEWLWRKGTYLK, encoded by the coding sequence ATGTCGCCCATATCATCGCAGACCGCAGAAACCGCTGCGCCAGTCAAACCCGTAGCCCGCATCGCTGACCTCGACATTTTGCGGGGGATTGCCCTTTTTGGCATTCTTGTCGTGAACCTCGCGCTGTTTTCTCACCCCATGTTTCAGTACGCGGCGGAGGGACTAATCCCCGGCGGCCCGCTTCAGGACGCTGCAGCCTTCTTCATCCGGTTGTTTTTTGAAGGCAAATTCATTACCCTCTTCTCCTTCCTCTTCGGGCTGGGCTTCTACATCTTCACGGAGCGGCTGCGCGAAAAAGGGCTAAGTCCGGGCATTGTCTTCAGCCGCCGCATGGGCATCCTTCTCCTCATTGGTCTGGCACACGGACACTTTCTGTGGTCCGGCGACATCCTCCTGCCCTACGCAGTCATCGGCCTGTTGCTCCTCCTTTTCATGAAGCGCACCGACAAAACCCTCAAAATCTGGATCGGCATCGCGCTGGGTCTCCTGGTATTCATCAATGCCGCACTCGTTGCGCTCGTTGCCTGGGGGATGAGCATGCCCGAAGCCGCCGCAGAAATCGAAGCCGCATTCGCGCAGCAACGGGCGGAGTTTCAGGAACAGATGGATCGCGGCTATATCGTCTATCTCGAAGGCAGCTTCCGCGAGATGATGGCCTACCGCCAGGAAGAGCTGCACTTTGCCTGGTTCGGCATGCTGTTTTCTCCGGCAGGCTACGCGTGGATTTTCTCGGTCTTCATCTTCGGCCTGCTCGTCGCCCGCAAAGGACAGGGCCTGCTCCAAAACCCCAAACAGCTCCGCGAATGGTTCATCCCAACCCGGCAGCGCAACCTCATTGCAGGCCTCATTTTTTCAGGGCTTTACGCCTGGTCCGGCCTGCAAGCCGACGCCGTCGGCATGAACAGCTGGGTACTCATTCAGCTCATCAGCTTCCTGATTGGCACCCCCGCCCTCACCATGGCCTACGTGGGCTACATCCTCCGCCTGCTCGAAAAGCACGAATCCGGCGAAAGCGCCTTCGGCAGACAGCTGCACCTCGCCGCCCCTGTCGGACGCATGGCCCTCACCAACTACATCCTGCAGTCCGTGATCTGCACCACCATTTTCCTCGGCTACGGCCTCGGTTTCTACGGAAGCCTGAGCCCGCTTGGTACCATTCCGCTCGCTCTCGCCATCTTCGCCGTGCAGATCGTGTACAGCAACTATTACTTCAAAACCCGCAAAATGGGTCCGCTCGAATGGCTCTGGCGCAAAGGCACCTACCTGAAATAG
- the rsmA gene encoding 16S rRNA (adenine(1518)-N(6)/adenine(1519)-N(6))-dimethyltransferase RsmA, giving the protein MNLRPKKSLGQHFLRDQNILRKIALSAGIQKGDRVIEIGPGEGALTEYLLSVSDDVCAVEVDPRAVELLRLKFLGLDVRHADFLSVELDALLEAGRQHVIIGNIPYNITSPILFKVMDAGPVFRRAVFLMQKEVAERLVARPGSKAYGILSVQAQLLGTVAYLFDVSRHVFFPKPKVESGVITFTPRESPLEVPTDQLKTVVRMAFNQRRKKMSNSLKSLIAEHKPDGVSFDLNLRPDQLTPPEFITLTQAIFEP; this is encoded by the coding sequence ATGAACCTGCGACCCAAAAAGAGCCTCGGACAGCATTTTTTACGTGATCAGAATATCCTTCGCAAAATTGCGCTTTCGGCGGGCATTCAGAAAGGGGACCGGGTAATCGAAATCGGGCCCGGCGAAGGCGCGCTCACTGAGTACCTTCTGAGCGTGAGCGATGATGTGTGTGCGGTTGAAGTTGACCCGAGAGCGGTCGAACTCCTCCGCCTGAAATTTCTCGGTTTAGACGTTCGCCATGCCGACTTTCTTTCGGTCGAGTTGGATGCTTTGCTTGAAGCGGGCAGGCAGCATGTCATCATCGGAAACATCCCTTACAACATCACAAGCCCGATTTTGTTTAAGGTGATGGATGCAGGACCTGTATTCCGGCGCGCCGTGTTTCTCATGCAGAAAGAAGTAGCCGAGCGTTTGGTTGCGCGTCCGGGCAGCAAAGCTTATGGTATCCTGAGCGTGCAGGCGCAGCTGTTGGGAACCGTTGCATATCTCTTTGATGTATCGCGGCACGTCTTTTTTCCCAAACCAAAGGTTGAGAGCGGGGTAATTACGTTCACGCCGCGGGAAAGTCCGCTCGAAGTCCCGACCGATCAGCTCAAAACCGTGGTACGTATGGCCTTCAATCAGCGGCGCAAAAAAATGTCGAACAGCCTCAAATCGCTGATTGCGGAACATAAACCTGACGGGGTGAGTTTTGACCTTAATCTCAGGCCCGATCAGCTGACCCCGCCGGAGTTTATCACCCTCACGCAAGCTATTTTTGAACCATGA
- a CDS encoding isocitrate/isopropylmalate dehydrogenase family protein, whose translation MNQNVVLITGDGIGPEITSSVCTIFKEAGVPISWIEAPAGLRAYEDTGNPLPEETLNLIKEHKIALKAPLTTPVGKGFRSANVTLRQTLDLYANVRPVKSLPGVQTAYPDVDIVTFRENTQGLYIGHERVIDPDNVELIGLITRKASERIIRAACEYATKYNLKKVTLGHKANILKESTGLFLKIGYEVAKEYPKVEFSDMIIDNMAMQLVMRPQQFDVIVTTNLFGDIMSDLASGLVGGLGVTPGANIGENYAVFEAVHGSAPDIAGQNKANPTALLFSALMMLRHLDMNEHYERIHAAALKTLADTEVRTADLGGKGTTASFTEALCRNLN comes from the coding sequence ATGAACCAGAATGTAGTGCTCATCACCGGAGACGGAATCGGGCCCGAAATCACAAGCTCAGTATGTACCATATTTAAAGAAGCCGGCGTACCCATAAGCTGGATTGAAGCCCCGGCAGGCCTCAGAGCCTACGAAGATACCGGCAACCCTCTTCCGGAAGAAACCCTGAATCTGATTAAAGAGCACAAAATTGCGCTCAAAGCTCCCCTCACCACACCTGTTGGCAAAGGATTCAGGTCTGCAAACGTAACCCTCCGCCAAACCCTCGACCTCTACGCCAACGTGCGACCCGTAAAGTCTTTACCCGGGGTTCAGACAGCTTATCCAGATGTTGATATCGTAACTTTCCGCGAAAACACACAAGGCCTCTACATTGGCCACGAACGCGTGATCGATCCTGACAATGTGGAGCTTATCGGTCTTATTACGCGCAAAGCCAGCGAGCGCATTATCCGGGCAGCCTGCGAGTATGCTACCAAATACAACCTCAAAAAAGTAACGCTCGGCCACAAAGCCAATATTCTGAAAGAGTCAACCGGCCTATTCCTCAAAATCGGCTACGAAGTTGCCAAGGAATACCCAAAGGTTGAATTTTCCGATATGATTATCGATAACATGGCCATGCAGCTTGTCATGCGTCCGCAGCAATTTGATGTAATAGTTACCACCAACCTCTTTGGTGACATCATGTCTGATCTCGCCTCCGGCCTCGTCGGCGGCCTTGGGGTTACCCCCGGCGCCAATATTGGCGAAAACTATGCGGTCTTTGAAGCGGTACACGGCTCTGCACCGGACATCGCGGGTCAGAACAAAGCCAATCCTACCGCGCTCCTCTTTTCAGCCCTCATGATGTTGCGTCACCTTGACATGAATGAACACTACGAACGCATTCATGCCGCGGCACTCAAAACCCTCGCCGACACGGAAGTTCGCACAGCTGACCTCGGCGGCAAGGGCACAACGGCCAGCTTCACAGAAGCCCTTTGCCGGAACCTGAATTAG
- a CDS encoding UpxY family transcription antiterminator → MSTPNKPHSEAGAPQQKPTDANHSNTRSQQDESRDSIPSETPETEAAPDQQEVAGAEAESEATNEADTTDTDKEEAEPVKAEPWMLKSGITLRESSKRPKKEHVLRKIAAKNERPRWYALKTKPRAEKKTDIRLRETGFSSYCPIVKELRKWSDRKKWVEVPLFNGYIFVNTVTSQFSAVLADEGAVHFVKFAGQTSAVPDEQIAFIQKVVENKLRYEVTEVRFEKGDTVEITQGPLKGHTAVWMKKKSKYNVALEIKQLNSVIAVEIPAAFLRKAEQDDDKS, encoded by the coding sequence ATGAGTACCCCAAATAAACCCCATTCAGAAGCTGGTGCACCACAGCAGAAGCCCACTGATGCAAATCATTCAAATACACGCTCACAACAGGACGAATCCCGCGATAGTATTCCATCCGAAACCCCTGAAACAGAAGCGGCTCCGGATCAGCAGGAGGTAGCCGGGGCAGAAGCTGAGTCTGAAGCAACAAACGAGGCTGACACGACTGATACAGATAAAGAAGAAGCTGAACCGGTAAAAGCTGAGCCTTGGATGCTTAAATCAGGGATCACTTTGCGGGAGTCTTCGAAACGCCCCAAAAAAGAGCATGTGCTCCGGAAGATTGCCGCGAAGAATGAAAGGCCGCGCTGGTATGCCCTGAAAACCAAGCCAAGGGCGGAGAAAAAAACGGATATTCGTCTGCGTGAAACGGGCTTCTCAAGCTATTGCCCGATCGTGAAAGAGCTGCGCAAATGGAGTGATCGCAAAAAGTGGGTGGAAGTACCCCTGTTTAACGGATACATTTTTGTGAATACCGTTACATCGCAGTTTTCAGCTGTGCTTGCAGATGAGGGGGCTGTCCATTTCGTCAAGTTTGCGGGGCAGACATCAGCCGTGCCGGATGAGCAGATTGCCTTCATCCAAAAAGTCGTTGAAAACAAGCTGCGCTATGAGGTGACCGAGGTTCGGTTTGAAAAAGGAGATACCGTTGAAATTACGCAGGGGCCGCTGAAGGGACACACCGCTGTCTGGATGAAAAAGAAATCGAAATATAATGTCGCCCTTGAAATCAAACAGCTGAATTCCGTGATTGCTGTCGAGATTCCGGCTGCCTTTCTCAGAAAGGCAGAACAGGACGATGACAAAAGCTGA
- a CDS encoding M28 family peptidase produces MKTLKVSLTLFFFAAGFLALACSPQEPDLEAARSIITEEGIMRHVEALAHDSTMGRAPGTEGEQMTVDYIIREFEEIGLVGGMPDGSFVQRVPAVGQQTAPGSVMRFHNGSRTLHEFDYFTDMMAWPAAGQREVNIRDAELVYVGYGIIAPEEDWDDYKGMDVSGKILVFKNSDPSTHPDRFAGNTRLYYGRWSYKYEIAEELGALGAIIIHTLPTAGYGWNVVSGGWSRERFALADEMQEDSETELNAWIQFYAAERIFQEAGLDIDALLDEAESPDFHPVVLEGVKLDIDLTATYSELEFQNVVGVLPGSDRRLRDEHLVFSAHHDHLGTGLAVDGDSVYNGAMDNASGTSGMIEMARAFASIQPNVKRSLMFAAVGAEESGLLGSRYLALNSPVPVGKITANINIDMINGFGQTHDVVIVGKGRTSMDDIMIEEAEKMGRYVVPDQDPGQGFYYRSDHFSFARVGIPALFPNPGVDYIHDENFHQDVVIPHLRHIYHTVHDTIENVMTFKGAEDDLRLLFNVAYRIANDPQMQSWVPGDEFEAARMQALEAAGR; encoded by the coding sequence ATGAAAACTCTGAAAGTTAGCCTTACTCTTTTCTTTTTTGCGGCCGGATTCCTGGCGCTGGCCTGCAGTCCGCAGGAACCTGATCTGGAAGCCGCCCGCAGCATCATTACCGAAGAAGGCATCATGCGGCACGTTGAAGCCCTGGCACACGACTCAACCATGGGCAGGGCGCCGGGTACCGAAGGCGAACAAATGACCGTGGACTACATCATTCGCGAATTTGAGGAAATCGGCCTTGTGGGCGGCATGCCCGACGGTAGCTTTGTACAGCGGGTGCCGGCCGTAGGGCAGCAAACGGCCCCCGGCTCTGTCATGCGCTTCCACAACGGCAGCCGGACCCTGCATGAATTTGACTACTTCACCGATATGATGGCCTGGCCGGCAGCGGGTCAGCGGGAAGTGAACATCCGCGACGCCGAGCTGGTGTACGTCGGCTATGGAATCATTGCCCCGGAAGAAGACTGGGACGACTACAAAGGCATGGATGTTAGCGGCAAAATACTGGTGTTCAAAAACAGTGACCCGAGCACACATCCGGACCGCTTTGCCGGTAACACCCGCCTGTACTACGGGCGCTGGAGCTACAAATATGAAATAGCTGAAGAGCTGGGCGCACTGGGAGCCATCATCATTCACACCCTGCCAACAGCCGGCTACGGCTGGAACGTTGTTTCCGGCGGATGGAGCCGCGAACGTTTTGCGCTGGCCGATGAAATGCAGGAAGACTCAGAAACGGAACTCAATGCATGGATTCAGTTTTACGCCGCTGAGCGTATTTTTCAGGAAGCCGGCTTGGATATCGACGCCCTTCTTGATGAAGCGGAAAGCCCTGACTTTCATCCCGTTGTGCTGGAAGGCGTTAAACTCGACATCGACCTTACCGCAACCTATTCCGAACTCGAGTTCCAAAACGTAGTCGGAGTGCTGCCAGGCAGCGACAGAAGACTGCGTGATGAGCATCTCGTGTTCTCCGCCCACCATGATCATCTGGGCACCGGCTTAGCTGTGGACGGTGATTCCGTGTACAACGGCGCCATGGATAATGCGAGCGGCACAAGCGGCATGATTGAAATGGCACGCGCTTTTGCTTCTATTCAGCCGAATGTTAAGCGCAGTCTGATGTTTGCCGCGGTTGGCGCTGAAGAGTCCGGCTTGCTGGGGTCCCGCTATCTCGCGCTGAACTCCCCGGTGCCGGTTGGCAAGATTACGGCCAACATCAATATTGATATGATCAACGGTTTCGGCCAAACACACGACGTTGTAATTGTCGGCAAAGGCCGCACTTCAATGGATGATATCATGATTGAAGAAGCCGAAAAAATGGGGCGCTATGTTGTGCCCGATCAGGACCCGGGTCAGGGTTTTTACTACCGCTCTGATCACTTCTCCTTTGCCCGCGTAGGTATCCCCGCACTTTTCCCGAATCCGGGTGTAGATTACATCCATGATGAGAACTTCCATCAGGATGTCGTTATACCACATCTGCGGCACATCTACCATACCGTACACGACACCATCGAAAATGTGATGACTTTCAAAGGGGCAGAAGACGATCTGCGCCTGCTGTTCAACGTAGCCTATCGGATCGCCAACGATCCCCAAATGCAAAGCTGGGTGCCGGGCGATGAGTTTGAAGCTGCCCGCATGCAGGCACTCGAGGCAGCCGGGCGCTAA
- a CDS encoding alanine dehydrogenase, translated as MEILNPDEFTQRLGLETLEKTLKKENGGISLKIGFPKERSNDENRVSVTPGGVSVLIANGHEVFIERGAGEGANFSDTEYSEAGAAVCDTAREVFRRCEMIVKVAPPVPDELEHIESGQIVLSAIHLGNADKLFFQTLIQKGITGVGFEFMQLTDGSFPIVRMLHEITGSMSVQIAAHYLESYANGQGVMLGGISGIPPATVVILGAGTIAEYAARTALGYGAQVYVMDNDLSRLRHLENALNRRIITMMANHQYLSSATRAADVIIGAAMVEGHRAPCMVTEQMVESMKPGSVIVDTVIDQGGCVATSRPTRHTSPVFQKHDVIHYCVPNIPSGVARTSTYALNNVVVPFLLEIGDEGGFAAALWSNHSLRSGTYVYKKNLTKKSLSRFFDIPFRDIEMLIASRI; from the coding sequence ATGGAAATTTTAAATCCGGATGAATTTACCCAGCGTCTTGGACTTGAGACGCTTGAAAAAACGCTCAAGAAAGAGAACGGGGGGATAAGCCTGAAAATCGGTTTCCCGAAAGAGCGGTCGAATGATGAAAACCGGGTAAGCGTGACGCCCGGCGGCGTATCTGTGCTGATCGCAAACGGTCACGAGGTTTTTATAGAGCGGGGCGCCGGTGAGGGCGCCAATTTTTCTGATACGGAGTATTCGGAAGCGGGCGCAGCGGTCTGCGATACCGCCCGCGAAGTTTTCAGGCGGTGTGAAATGATTGTCAAAGTTGCGCCGCCCGTACCGGATGAGCTTGAGCATATCGAAAGCGGGCAGATTGTGCTGTCGGCCATTCACCTGGGCAATGCGGACAAGCTTTTTTTTCAAACGCTGATTCAGAAAGGCATAACCGGGGTGGGCTTCGAGTTCATGCAGCTCACGGATGGCTCATTCCCCATTGTGCGCATGCTGCACGAGATTACCGGCTCCATGTCGGTGCAGATTGCCGCGCATTATCTGGAAAGTTATGCCAACGGGCAGGGCGTTATGCTTGGAGGGATTTCGGGCATTCCGCCGGCAACGGTTGTGATTTTGGGCGCAGGAACCATTGCAGAATATGCAGCCCGCACAGCCCTGGGCTACGGCGCGCAGGTGTATGTGATGGATAACGACCTGAGCCGGTTGCGTCATCTCGAGAATGCGCTCAACCGCCGGATTATCACCATGATGGCCAACCATCAGTATCTGAGCTCGGCTACCCGTGCCGCTGATGTGATTATCGGTGCGGCCATGGTTGAAGGCCATCGGGCCCCGTGTATGGTTACCGAACAAATGGTCGAATCAATGAAGCCCGGCAGCGTAATTGTGGATACGGTTATTGATCAGGGCGGCTGTGTGGCAACAAGCCGTCCGACACGGCATACGTCGCCGGTATTTCAGAAGCACGACGTCATTCATTATTGTGTGCCTAATATTCCGTCAGGTGTAGCCCGTACATCAACCTACGCGCTCAACAATGTGGTCGTGCCCTTTTTGCTTGAAATCGGTGATGAAGGTGGTTTTGCTGCCGCGCTTTGGTCGAATCACAGCCTTCGAAGCGGTACCTATGTGTATAAAAAGAATCTCACCAAAAAATCACTGTCCCGCTTTTTCGACATCCCTTTTCGTGATATCGAAATGCTGATTGCGAGCCGTATCTGA
- a CDS encoding DnaJ C-terminal domain-containing protein, translating to MSHKDFYKTLGVSKTAGADELKKAYRKLAALHHPDKHGGTEEATRKFAEISEAYEVLKDPEKRKYYDKFGEQWKQYQQADVDPDNPFAGAGAGAGGFGANGFRQQGGNPFGQSGGADFGDFFESIFGGGGSPFGAGGPHSQSRQRQRSRPAKGADIQAEVKITIEEAISGTSRDLRIGTEKVTVKIPAGTKAGTKLKLKGKGQPGPDGFTRGDLILKVAHHPHPTLSLEGDKLYLNQPVSVAQMLLGGSITVQTPEKQLRLNLTESTPNGKVFRIPNMGFPEFRKPENKGPLYVRMQAEIPQYLTPEQKELIRQAFPS from the coding sequence ATGAGCCACAAAGACTTTTACAAAACTCTGGGTGTTTCTAAAACAGCCGGCGCTGACGAGCTGAAGAAAGCGTATCGTAAGCTTGCAGCGCTCCATCACCCTGATAAGCACGGCGGCACCGAAGAAGCAACGCGAAAATTTGCCGAAATCAGCGAAGCCTACGAGGTGCTTAAGGATCCCGAAAAACGTAAGTATTACGATAAATTCGGTGAGCAATGGAAACAGTACCAACAGGCCGACGTTGATCCGGACAACCCTTTCGCCGGGGCTGGCGCGGGTGCAGGCGGATTTGGGGCAAACGGCTTCCGGCAGCAAGGCGGCAACCCTTTTGGACAGTCGGGAGGCGCTGATTTCGGTGATTTTTTCGAGTCCATCTTTGGCGGAGGCGGTTCGCCCTTCGGCGCAGGTGGCCCGCACAGCCAATCCAGGCAGCGGCAGCGGTCGCGTCCCGCTAAAGGTGCCGATATACAGGCCGAAGTCAAAATCACCATTGAAGAGGCCATCAGCGGAACGAGCCGCGACCTTCGGATTGGTACTGAAAAGGTAACCGTCAAAATTCCCGCGGGGACAAAAGCCGGTACCAAACTCAAGCTGAAAGGGAAAGGACAGCCCGGCCCGGATGGCTTTACAAGGGGTGATCTCATTCTTAAAGTTGCACATCACCCGCACCCGACGCTCAGCCTTGAAGGCGACAAGCTCTATCTCAATCAGCCGGTAAGCGTAGCACAGATGTTGCTTGGCGGCAGCATAACGGTACAAACCCCCGAAAAACAGCTGCGCCTCAACCTCACGGAAAGTACGCCAAACGGAAAGGTCTTCCGCATACCCAACATGGGCTTTCCCGAATTCAGAAAACCGGAAAACAAGGGACCACTCTACGTACGCATGCAGGCGGAAATCCCGCAGTACCTCACGCCGGAACAGAAAGAACTCATCCGGCAGGCCTTCCCGTCCTGA
- a CDS encoding high-potential iron-sulfur protein, with protein sequence MNNDSINRKDFFKKVSLFGISALGATTLLKACGGGDDAPAPTMDSAGEASADPCGTEGLTDSEIAGRDALNYIGQTEIPEQRCDNCALWIEPEAGSPCGGCAIMAGPVNPAGWCSAWVAG encoded by the coding sequence ATGAACAACGACAGTATTAACAGAAAAGACTTTTTCAAAAAAGTTTCACTTTTTGGCATCAGTGCACTTGGTGCTACAACCCTGCTTAAAGCATGTGGCGGTGGTGATGACGCACCCGCCCCTACAATGGATTCAGCCGGTGAGGCATCTGCCGATCCATGCGGTACTGAAGGTCTTACAGATTCTGAAATCGCAGGTCGCGACGCGCTTAATTATATTGGACAAACCGAAATTCCGGAACAGCGCTGTGACAACTGCGCGCTTTGGATCGAGCCCGAAGCCGGCAGCCCATGCGGCGGCTGTGCCATTATGGCAGGTCCTGTAAATCCAGCTGGCTGGTGCTCAGCTTGGGTAGCCGGTTAA
- a CDS encoding glycosyltransferase: MADTPASPEILVSLIVPVYNRAAEVQELLRSISEDFIPSEHAKLIEIILTDDGSEPPLAGTLRIPQNIQPFTNLLRQENAGPGAARNRAAESARGSWLLFLDSDCELPSGFLNRLIAQLQHADPQLSLFGGPDRDRADFTLIQKAINYAMTSPLTTGGIRGGSKALDRFYPRSFNMGIRKDTFVALGGFSALRFGEDLDLSMRVLEAGGQSALIPDLAVYHRRRTTLRAFFRQVFNSGMARVVLEKRHPGSLKAVHLLPSFFVIGLTLLPLITLYFPAAFFGFLFFLFMLLFHAMRTTASLRVSLLSVPASFVQLSGYGLGLMKGLYKFRLRNEPVTFSFEKNFYQ; encoded by the coding sequence ATGGCTGATACGCCTGCTTCTCCTGAAATATTGGTTTCCCTCATCGTCCCGGTTTACAACCGCGCAGCCGAAGTTCAGGAACTGCTGCGCAGCATTTCGGAAGACTTCATCCCTTCAGAACATGCAAAGCTGATCGAAATCATTCTGACTGACGACGGTTCTGAGCCGCCTCTTGCTGGTACGCTGCGCATTCCGCAAAACATTCAGCCCTTCACGAACCTCCTGCGGCAGGAAAACGCCGGACCCGGAGCTGCACGAAACCGGGCTGCCGAATCCGCCCGTGGCAGCTGGCTCCTCTTCCTCGACAGCGACTGCGAGCTGCCCTCCGGCTTCCTGAACCGGCTCATCGCACAGCTTCAGCATGCGGATCCGCAGCTAAGCCTGTTCGGGGGTCCCGACCGTGACCGCGCAGATTTCACCCTCATCCAAAAAGCCATCAACTACGCCATGACCTCCCCCCTCACAACCGGCGGCATACGGGGCGGGTCAAAAGCCCTCGACCGGTTCTACCCCCGCTCCTTCAACATGGGCATTCGCAAGGACACCTTCGTCGCACTCGGCGGCTTCAGCGCGCTGCGGTTCGGGGAAGACCTTGACCTGAGCATGCGCGTTCTCGAAGCGGGCGGACAGTCGGCCCTCATTCCCGACCTCGCAGTATATCACCGACGCCGCACCACGCTCCGGGCTTTTTTCAGGCAGGTATTTAACTCAGGCATGGCGCGGGTCGTGCTCGAAAAGCGTCACCCGGGCAGCCTGAAAGCGGTACACCTGCTGCCCTCCTTCTTCGTGATTGGTCTCACCTTGCTGCCGCTCATCACCCTGTATTTCCCGGCGGCCTTCTTTGGCTTCCTTTTTTTCCTGTTCATGCTCCTCTTCCACGCCATGCGCACAACCGCAAGCCTGCGCGTGAGCCTGCTAAGCGTCCCCGCCTCCTTCGTACAGCTAAGCGGCTACGGACTCGGCCTCATGAAAGGGCTCTACAAATTCCGGCTGCGCAATGAACCCGTTACCTTCTCCTTTGAGAAAAACTTTTATCAGTAA